A single region of the Winslowiella toletana genome encodes:
- a CDS encoding NADP(H)-dependent aldo-keto reductase: protein MQYHRIPHSTLEVSTLGLGTMTFGEQNSEADAHAQLDLALRSGINLIDTAEMYPVPPRPETQGLTESYIGSWIKSRGNRDKIVLASKVAGPSRGNDASIRPNQALDRKNIREALDASLKRLNTDYLDLYQLHWPQRPANYFGKLNYEYNDASVPVTLLETLEALNEQVRAGKIRYIGVSNETAWGVMRYLQLAEKHELPRIVTIQNPYSLLNRSFEVGLAEISQHEGVELLAYSSLAFGTLSGKYLNGAKPVGARNTLFSRFTRYSGEQSQQAIAEYVALANKHNLDPSQMALAFVRQQPFVASTLLGATTLEQLQINIDSFNLTLTEDVVQELEAIHRRYTYPAP, encoded by the coding sequence ATGCAATATCACCGTATCCCCCATAGCACACTGGAAGTCAGCACGCTGGGGTTAGGAACCATGACGTTTGGTGAGCAAAATAGCGAAGCCGACGCCCATGCTCAACTGGATTTGGCATTACGTTCCGGTATCAACCTGATTGATACCGCCGAGATGTACCCGGTGCCACCACGCCCGGAAACCCAGGGACTGACTGAAAGCTATATTGGCAGTTGGATTAAATCACGCGGCAACCGCGATAAGATCGTGCTGGCATCAAAAGTGGCCGGGCCGTCACGGGGCAATGATGCTTCGATCCGCCCGAATCAGGCGCTGGATCGTAAAAACATCCGCGAAGCGCTGGATGCTTCACTTAAGCGTCTGAATACCGACTATCTCGATCTTTATCAGCTGCACTGGCCACAGCGTCCGGCCAACTACTTTGGCAAACTGAACTATGAGTACAATGATGCCAGCGTACCGGTCACGCTGCTGGAAACGCTGGAAGCGCTTAATGAGCAAGTGCGAGCCGGCAAGATTCGATATATCGGCGTATCCAATGAGACCGCATGGGGCGTAATGCGTTACCTGCAATTGGCGGAAAAGCACGAGCTGCCGCGCATCGTGACGATTCAAAACCCTTACAGCCTGCTGAACCGCAGTTTTGAGGTTGGCCTGGCAGAAATCAGCCAGCACGAAGGTGTGGAGCTGCTGGCCTATTCAAGCCTGGCGTTCGGTACTCTGAGCGGTAAATATCTGAATGGGGCGAAACCGGTGGGCGCGCGTAATACGCTGTTCAGCCGCTTTACCCGCTACAGTGGCGAGCAGTCACAGCAGGCGATTGCGGAATATGTGGCGTTAGCCAACAAGCATAATCTGGACCCGTCACAAATGGCGCTGGCCTTTGTCCGTCAGCAGCCTTTTGTTGCCAGTACCCTGCTGGGCGCCACCACGCTGGAGCAATTACAGATTAATATCGACAGCTTTAACCTGACGCTGACGGAAGACGTGGTACAGGAGCTGGAAGCGATTCATCGTCGTTATACCTATCCGGCACCTTAA